A window of Mangifera indica cultivar Alphonso chromosome 13, CATAS_Mindica_2.1, whole genome shotgun sequence contains these coding sequences:
- the LOC123194371 gene encoding probable sucrose-phosphate synthase 1 encodes MAGNDWINSYLEAILDVGPGLDDAKSSLLLRERGRFSPTRYFVEEVITGFDETDLHRSWARAQATRSPQERNTRLENMCWRIWNLARQKKQLEGEAAQRMAKRRLERERGRREATADMSEDLSEGEKGDVVGDLSSHGDSNRGRLPRISSVDAMEAFVNQQKGKKLYIVLISLHGLIRGENMELGRDSDTGGQVKYVVELARALGSMPGVYRVDLLTRQVSAPDVDWSYGEPTEMLTPVNSEDFMDEMGESSGAYIIRIPFGPKDKYIPKELLWPYIPEFVDGALNHIIQMSNVLGEQVGGGRPIWPVAIHGHYADAGDSAALLSGALNVPMLFTGHSLGRDKLEQLLKQGRLSRDEINTTYKIMRRIEAEELALDASEIVITSTRQEIEQQWRLYDGFDPILERKLRARIRRNVSCYGRIMPRMVIIPPGMEFHHIVPQDGDMDGETEGNEDHPTSPDPPIWSEIMRFFTNPRKPMILALARPDPKKNIMTLVKAFGECRPLRELANLTLIMGNREGIDEMSSTNASVLLSVLKLIDKYDLYGQVAYPKHHKQSDVPDIYRLAAKAKGVFINPAFIEPFGLTLIEAAAHGLPIVATKNGGPVDIHRVLDNGLLIDPHDQQSIADALLKLVADKQLWAKCRQNGLKNIHLFSWPEHCKTYLSRIASCKPRYPQWQRNNDDGETSEEESPSDSLRDIQDISLNLKLSLDGEKGGASGNDNSLESEGPADRKTKLENAVLAWSKGIVRDTRKTGSTEKVDPTTGSGKFPALRRRKHIFVISLDYDTTTGIVEATRKIFEAVEKERTEGSIGFILSTSMTISEIHSFLVSGGFRPNDFDAFICNSGSDLYYSTLNSEDGPFVVDFYYHSHIEYRWGGEGLRKTLIRWVTSVNDKKAENEDKVVTAAEQLSTNYCYAFSVQKPGVVTPMKELRKLLRIQALRCHVIFCQNGARINVIPVLASRSQALRYLYVRWGVELSKMVVFVGESGDTDYEGLLSGLHKTVVLKGACSSTSNQVHANRSYPLTDVIPFDSPNIIQTAEDWASSELRSCLEKLEVLKC; translated from the exons ATGGCTGGAAACGATTGGATTAACAGTTACCTTGAAGCAATTCTCGATGTGGGTCCAGGCCTCGACGACGCTAAATCGTCTCTGCTTTTACGAGAGAGAGGCCGGTTCAGTCCTACCCGATACTTCGTTGAAGAAGTTATAACTGGCTTCGATGAGACTGATCTCCATCGCTCGTGGGCTCGTGCTCAAGCCACCAGGAGTCCTCAGGAGAGAAATACGAGATTGGAGAACATGTGTTGGAGGATTTGGAACTTGGCTCGTCAGAAAAAGCAG CTTGAAGGGGAGGCAGCTCAGAGGATGGCGAAGCGTCGGCTTGAGCGCGAAAGAGGCCGCAGAGAAGCAACGGCTGATATGTCTGAAGATTTATCAGAGGGAGAGAAAGGGGATGTGGTGGGTGATTTATCATCTCATGGTGATAGCAACAGAGGGAGATTGCCTAGAATAAGTTCCGTTGATGCAATGGAGGCATTTGTTAATCAACAGAAGGGGAAAAAACTCTACATTGTATTGATAAG CCTTCACGGTCTCATTCGAGGAGAAAATATGGAGCTTGGTCGTGATTCTGATACTGGTGGTCAG GTTAAGTATGTTGTGGAGCTTGCAAGAGCTTTGGGGTCAATGCCCGGAGTATATCGAGTAGATTTGCTGACTAGACAGGTGTCAGCACCAGATGTAGATTGGAGTTACGGTGAACCCACGGAAATGCTTACTCCTGTAAATTCAGAAGATTTCATGGATGAGATGGGGGAGAGTAGTGGTGCTTATATTATTAGAATTCCATTTGGTCCAAAAGATAAATACATTCCCAAAGAACTTTTGTGGCCTTACATTCCAGAGTTTGTTGATGGTGCTCTCAACCACATAATCCAGATGTCCAATGTTCTTGGAGAGCAAGTTGGTGGTGGGAGACCAATCTGGCCTGTCGCCATCCATGGGCATTATGCAGATGCGGGTGACTCTGCGGCTCTTCTGTCTGGTGCTCTAAATGTACCTATGCTTTTTACTGGCCACTCACTTGGACGAGATAAATTAGAGCAGCTTTTAAAGCAAGGCCGGCTGTCAAGGGATGAAATAAACACAACATACAAAATAATGCGTCGAATAGAAGCTGAGGAATTAGCTCTTGATGCATCGGAGATAGTTATAACAAGCACTCGACAGGAAATTGAGCAGCAGTGGCGTTTATATGATGGTTTTGATCCTATCTTGGAACGTAAACTACGAGCGAGGATTAGGCGTAATGTGAGCTGTTATGGAAGGATCATGCCTCGCATGGTT ATAATTCCTCCTGGAATGGAATTCCATCATATTGTTCCACAAGATGGTGATATGGATGGTGAGACAGAAGGAAATGAAGACCATCCAACTTCTCCAGATCCACCTATCTGGTCGGAG ATAATGCGCTTCTTTACCAACCCTAGGAAGCCTATGATACTTGCACTTGCTAGGCCTGATCCAAAAAAGAATATCATGACTTTGGTTAAAGCATTTGGAGAATGCCGTCCACTGAGAGAGCTTGCTAACCTT ACTCTAATTATGGGTAACCGAGAAGGAATTGATGAAATGTCAAGCACGAATGCTTCCGTTCTTCTCTCCGTACTTAAGCTCATTGACAAATATGATCTCTATGGACAAGTGGCATATCCTAAGCATCACAAACAGTCTGATGTTCCTGACATATATCGTCTTGCAGCAAAGGCAAAG GGTGTTTTCATTAATCCAGCTTTCATTGAGCCATTTGGGCTTACTTTGATAGAG GCAGCAGCTCATGGTTTGCCAATTGTTGCCACAAAGAACGGAGGTCCTGTTGATATACATCGG GTACTTGACAATGGTCTTCTTATCGATCCCCATGATCAGCAATCTATTGCTGATGCTCTTTTAAAGCTCGTTGCTGATAAGCAGCTTTGGGCAAAGTGTCGACAGAATGGGTTGAAGAACATTCACCTTTTCTCTTGGCCTGAGCATTGTAAAACTTATCTGTCTAGGATAGCCAGTTGCAAACCAAGGTATCCACAGTGGCAAAGAAATAATGATGATGGTGAAACATCAGAGGAAGAGTCACCAAGTGATTCCTTGAGGGATATACAGGATATATCTTTGAACTTGAAGTTATCATTGGATGGAGAAAAGGGTGGGGCTAGTGGAAATGATAATTCCTTGGAATCTGAAGGACCTGCTGATAGGAAGACTAAATTAGAGAATGCTGTTTTAGCATGGTCAAAGGGTATTGTAAGGGACACACGAAAGACTGGGTCCACAGAAAAAGTGGACCCAACTACTGGTTCTGGTAAGTTTCCAGCATTAAGGAGGCGGAAGCATATCTTTGTCATTTCCCTAGATTATGATACCACTACAGGTATTGTTGAAGCCACCAGAAAGATATTTGAGGCTGTGGAAAAGGAAAGGACTGAAGGCTCTATTGGTTTTATATTGTCAACATCTATGACCATATCTGAGATACACTCTTTTCTTGTATCAGGGGGCTTCAGGCCTAATGATTTTGATGCTTTTATTTGTAATAGTGGGAGTGATCTTTACTATTCAACTCTTAATTCTGAGGATGGTCCTTTTGTGGTTGACTTTTATTACCACTCACATATTGAATACCGTTGGGGTGGGGAGGGACTGAGGAAGACTCTAATTCGTTGGGTGACTTCAGTTAATGATAAGAAGGCTGAGAATGAGGACAAAGTTGTCACAGCAGCTGAACAACTTTCAACCAACTACTGCTATGCTTTTAGCGTTCAAAAGCCTGGAGTG GTTACCCCCATGAAGGAATTAAGGAAGCTTCTGAGAATTCAAGCTCTTCGTTGTCATGTTATTTTTTGTCAGAATGGGGCTAGGATAAATGTTATACCAGTTTTGGCATCACGTTCCCAAGCTCTCAG GTATCTATATGTTCGGTGGGGTGTGGAGTTGTCAAAGATGGTGGTTTTTGTCGGAGAATCTGGGGACACAGATTATGAAGGACTTCTTAGTGGTCTGCACAAAACTGTAGTATTGAAGGGAGCTTGTAGCAGCACGAGTAATCAAGTCCATGCCAACCGGAGTTACCCTCTGACAGACGTCATTCCATTTGACAGCCCCAATATTATTCAGACTGCTGAAGATTGGGCTAGTTCTGAACTCCGTAGTTGTTTGGAGAAACTGGAAGTTCTCAAGTgctag